The DNA segment GCCGTTTAACAACATCTATAGTCATAAAAGGGTCACCTTCCCTCACCCCCCATATATCGCTTAACCCCTTTAATGGTCCACCATATACAAGCACAGGTGAGCCCATAAATGGCAGGAAGTAAACATTCCTTCTAAATAAAGAAACCAGAACCTTTACATGCAATGTGCCTGCAGTTAAACACTATAGCTATTACCATCCCCCACCATCCTAGATGTCGGGGAGGGACAGAAAAATAGCTGAACATGCAGATTAGGACAAGGTTTACAGTTTTAAGCACAACAATGACAACTTTTGTCAAAATCACTCCATCACAGTCCTTCGTCATTATTTCTGTGATTTTAGCTAATTTTGGGTCCTAGTATCCAAGGCACTTTGTAGCTCACTTAAAAAAGGCACTAATATCAAATGAAATCATCTGACTCAAGTACTGTGATATGATGCAATATTATGCTCCAATTGACCCTTTTTAAATGAAGCCTTTTCATCTTTAGTGTTctgaaaatatttctgtttggGAGATTTCCCAGTGCTCAGCAtctaaaagcaggaaaaaaacagataagTGGATGGATGAGTGGGTGGCTGTCTGCACATGTGAAAGTGAAAGTTTTGCAGTGACCATGACTTTCATTTACACTGCATTTCATTCTACTGCAGCCTGAGGAAAGATATGCCAGAGATTGAAAGAAATTATCAAGCTCTTTTGTAAGTAaccttttactttcttttttcacccCATGATGCTGTGAACTACTTATTCTCTGCCATGCAATGTAATAATGCAGATTACCGATAAATTACAATCAAAGTACTTTATTGAGGAAATTATGCAGTCACAGttgatttagtgttaaatattaaattgcATCTATATGGTTGACATTGAGGTGCTCCTGTTATCATACTggactttgttgttttttctgtgtctgcTGTGCAGATAGTAAGGCTGTGGAACTTTTGCAGTGCGCACTTGTGCTTTAGAAGGAGGAGTTGGGTTTCCTGCATCATTCAGTGGCACATTTAGGTTTTCTCATCTTctcactgaactgaactgaataataATACAGATTAGTatctcttgggtttttttttcagacttCTATACCAGTGATAGCTTTTGTAGGGCAGCTGCCACTAAAGAGAGCTTGTGATGTACATTCACCTTGTCTGTGGATAATTATGCTGAAAAATGCTCCTTTCTGTTTCTTGATCGTTCTTAGAGACATGGAACAGGAACAAGGTGAGAAAACAAGTAGATTTTTCAAGACTGTATTTGTTAAATTCATTAAACTGCATTTGGTGATTATAAAACATCATTTATTGATACTTCTACCATGATAATTATGAAGAGCTTTAATaaccaaacaaaaatcaaaataaataaagaagaagaagacacaccttgttttaattcactttcattttctgttataactAAACCACCTGTGGCTGGGTGtggcctgcggtgccgtgcagggaaggtggacgcacctgcacgaCATCCGCAATCATGCCCCACCGACTTAAGCATAGCACTGGGTCCTgtggtggtgttgttgttggttaTGTTGAGCtggcagcgggagagctgcagctctgtgtgtcAATAAAGGTAACAGAGCATGTTAATGTCACCGGGTCTGCCGTGGTCATTTACACTACCCTATTAAAATGAAAGCACTGCAGCTGAGTCACTGCTTTGTGATTACTCCAGTAGTTTCAGCACATTTGGGGAGATCCTAATCAGCACCCTTAATAGTCCATGTAAAAAGCCACTGATAGATGATatcattttgttatttctttcaCCTCCATCTGGCTCAAGTAGTACAAAATGATGTTACAGGTGAATAATGTActtaaatttctttttctttcatctttagttTTGTGGAAAAAATTCTATGTCTGGAAGGCGGGAAGAACAAATGGAGCTCATTCTCAAATTGTTCAAAAACTCAAAGACATCGGCCACACTGAGGTGGACTCTCCTGAAGATTGTGACTACCTTCTAGGTTTTTGTCCTGTTGTTTCACGAGTTGGAACAGACATCACAGAGGCTCTCAACAACAAACCTCGTACGAAATGTTAAATCACACTAGTTTTCTTTTGTCATCACAAGTAAAGGGAAGTAATTTAAATCCATGAATGTTAAATTGGTATCACGAGAAATGTCATGGTAAGAAGTTGTAATTTACCTGTATGTGACCTACTTACATTAGTTGTCTTTTTCTCTTGTGTGTCAGATGGGAAGCTCCTGTGTGATATTCAGTTGAACAAGTAGATGGAAaataatggatggatgaaataaTGTAAAGGGTTCTGAAGAAAAGTTTTAATGTCTTACAGCCTCAGCTCAATATCTAGTAACTTAACtaacttaaatgttttttcacttttcttgaACCATCTGATCCCACTGTCTCTGTCCTTATAGTGGGTAAACCAGTGATTCTGGTGGTGATGCACCACACTCATGATACTCGTCGTGTTGTAGCCAAAAGCAGCAGACAGGTCTACAACCCAGATGTCTGCCTCACTGTGGATTGTCTCTTTTATGATGGCACCCTCCTTAACTGCAGTCTCAATGACAACATGTGGGCTGAAATCAAGAATCATTTTGGAGTTCTCAGTTTGGAGACTCAGGTACTGACTAAAAAAAACTTATCTAATATTGATGTTTTGAATAAAGTAGTGGGTAGGTAGGTATGATTCAAACATTGCAGTTTGTTACAAATGCTCCAGTTAATTTGTtatttgtattctaatttttcttcttcctttttagGGCTCTGACTTGCTGACCAGGATAGTCAATTGTAAGTGTGACTACAACCATGAATTTCCAATTACAGCTTTTTTTTGCCCCAGTTTTACATTCAGATTAAAATGACAATGTATGTAGTTATCCCACCTGTGAAATTAGCTGAAAAGTACCTCAAAAGTTACACAGAACAGATGCAAACTGAGGGTTTAGATACACAGGAGGACATTAGGGCAGAATGGACACACGTTTGGAACACAACTGAACAGACCAGACAGGACTGTGGAGACAGAAAGGGACCATAAAACATGATAAATATTGCATTATCAAAGCACATAGATTAAACTTGATCATAACCTAGGAACATGAAgtagaatataaacagaaacaaatgaacagAGAATGCAATAGATAACAAAGCAAAATAGCAACCAGCTAAAATTACAAAGAAGCCAGACCTAAAAACCAGAGGTCCTCAAAACACAAGGAACCGTAACCTCATAAATTCAAAACACTGGGCCAAAGACCCACATATGAGCTTGAGTCCCATtccattcttaatccataggaTTCAATATGATATTGACCCAACCTTTGCAAATATAATTGCTTCATAGCTTCAATAGATTTAAATGGACATTGtacaaggtttaggagtgtgtttatgggaatttttgacctTTAATCCAGAAGTACATTTGTgaagtcagacactgatgttgacAGCAATCTCTGACTTTACGTGGCCTTTATCTTTGCTGCTAAATTGCTGTCGTTCCCaatcacttccactttgttaATTCATTAATAATGAGAAAATTTCACAACTGAATTTGTTGCACCAGTGGCATCCTATCATGGTACCACACTGAAATttactgagctcctgagagcgaccTGGTCTTTCGgtctttcataaatgtttgtagaagcagtctgcatggcTGGGTGCTTGACTCGATAAATCAGAGGTTAAGAACGTGATTGGAGCACCTGAGTTCAATGATTTAGATGGGCCCATGAAAATAGAAactttgatattattattattattattattattattattattattattattattattattattattattttaattgcaGTTTCTGCCATTTGCattatgttttgtattttatatataatattaaaaaataccaCCTTTaataatctttgtttttcttcattttaggGATAAAGAACCATCTACTGATTGTAGCACTCATCattgcattcatttttgtcatcatTCTAGTGACACTTACACAAGTAGACAAGGTCGAGCATGCTCATGCTGAAGGCACGTCAAGTACAAATAAAACATATGTGTGAAATAATTCTGCTGAATGTATTATCATAATTATGCTcataaagaataaatacaaatctTTCCTGTCTTGTTGCTTTTCTGTACTTTATCTTATTAACCTTTTACTTTTtactaaaaatgtaatttactaatgaataacaataaatatGGTGATGTGAAAAAGTGATTTGCCTCAttcctgatttcctattttttgtCACACTGAAATGAGATCATCAATCAAGTTTAAATATtacacaaagataacacaagtaagaaaaatgttttaaatgtaggtgtttattattaaagagGGAAAAATCTAATCGTACATGGCCTTGTGCGAAAAAGGGAGCCTAAGCCTACTAACTGGCTGGGCCACccttagcagcaacaactgcaatcaagcatttgagAGTCTTTTCGAGCACCGTGGGGGAACTTTGTCcgactcatctttgcagaattgatgtaattcagccacattggagggttttcaaGCATGAAGCGCCTGTTTAAAGTCATACCGTAGCATCTCACTCGGATCATTGTGCTTCAGAGTACATAGTTGTGGATGCACCGCACCTTCATCATGAGGTAAACAGTAAATGACACACATAGCGTGTGAGGTGACTCAGATTTAAAATATTGATTGATTTACTAATCAGTGTTgatgttattaaaatattttaaaatgcctgtgtgtacaaaaacatttgtaattttgGAAATACATTTTATGTCACTAGCCTCTCTTCAGTATAAATGTAGTTAGTTGAGTTGTTGGGTGGGGGATACTGATATTTTCTACTTCAACTTTCAGTGTCATGTGAAGCCTGTGCTTTGGACTGACTTCATTTTTCTACAACACTGCCTCCTAGTGGTCGTGATCAGTATTGCAGATTCTAATGAGATGCACAAacaactgttttttctttttaattttttatcaaGGTTCATCTTTATATTGTATCACACACATTTACAATGATTTTCAATAACTCACACCTCCTAcctttcttgtcttttctctctcaaaACACATTCTCAtctctgttttgtctttgtttctcaAATCAAAAGTGAAAGTGCTGCACTGAGAGGCGGTCGGGGAGGGGCTTTTAGCGTCTTCAGTGTGCCCGTGACACGAGTCACGTATCAAGCTCTTCCGTAAGTCgacttttaaaatgattaactAACCATATAAGGCTTTGAAGTGCTCCCTCATCTCTAAcgtgcatgcacacactctTCTAAGGTGGTCTTTCTTTTTTCGTTTTTGACTTTGTCTGGATCCAGTAAAAGCTCGTGCAGAGCTTTCAGTGTTACCAACACTGACACATATTTACCTGCTGGCTGAATTTGTTCAACTTTTTAAATTCCCACTAAATGCTAATTTCTTCTTCCACTTGTTTCCCAacgcaaagaaaagaaagaagaaaatggtgAGAAAATACATTTACTTTATTACGTTTGTTAAACACTTGATGGCGCCATACAGCTGACAGTTCGTGAATGCAGCATTTTGCAGCATAATAGGGAActgttaaagacataaagagaaGTAAAGGAGGAGTGAATCTTTGACTTATGGCGGTGGTTTCACTAGATTTGGGGAGCACTTGATCTAGTGTCCAATCCAGTCACCTGGATTAGCTGACATGTGCATTTCCATTCATTAAGAAAAGCTCACATGGAAAAAGCTACATTCACACTGACAGTAATTCACCCACTTCCTTTAGTTTTTGCTTATTTAGATCATGATTCATATAactggcacacacacaacataaactgcataaaaattaTAAGCATATGCCTAAAATATTCTTTTTCATCCATCTTTAGCTTcggggaaaaaaattatttatcttTGAAGCTGGAAATACAAATGGGGCTCATCGTCACATTGTTGAAAGGTTGAAAGATGTTGGCCAAGCAGAGGTGAACGCTCTAAATGAATGCGACTATCTTCTGGTTTTCTGTCCTGCTGTTTCACGAGTTGGAACGGACATCGGAGAGGCTCTGGACAACATGCCCCGTGAGGAAAATTGAATTAGTTTTTCTATTGTCTTCACTAATATTGTGAAGGAGTTGGTGCTTCTAAGTAACCGGGGAGATTTACTGACAAATCCAGTGTCAATATTGTTTCTTAGATAAGGGCTATTCTCATATCTTTTTTGGACtaatgaaaaaatagaaaataaaaacaaggatTAAGAAATCGGAGGTGAAGGATCTTGTTTACTGTAGAAGAATGTTCAGCTTATATGTCCTGCAGTATAATCTAAAGATGGAGTAATCCAAatttttgtttatgttatgGTTCTGAATCATTTCATCCTGTTGTCTCTGTGGTTACAGGTGGTAAACCAGTAATACTGGTGGTGATGCATCCCACCTTCAATCCCGATTATGTTGTAGCTGAAAGCCGGAGACAAGTGACCAACCCAAATGTCCGCCTCACTGTGGACTGTCTGTTTCATGATGGCAAGCTCCTCAAGTCTAAACGTAACAATAAGATGTGGAATGAAATAGAGATATTTTTGGAAGTTTCCACTCTCCAGGTAATGACAAAATGTATTGATCTGTTATCAGGTTTACACATAATTATTTTGGCATATACTTAAatactttatttctttgtttcattttattattcagGTTTTGTGGTTTGGAACGATCAAATGTAAGTATGATTGTTCCAGTTTCATACTATAACATTAAGGAGTGTTTCCCTAAGGGACACGTTTTAAAGTAATTATCcctctttgttttgtcttgaTAAGTCAGCATGTTAGAATAAAGCCTACTTGCTCATGGATTGAGACTAATTCTCCAAGCCATTGCTGTATACAACAAAGAGGAATATATAGTTTAAACATATTAAAGTATACTATAAATAGTCTTTTGGTGTTCAAAACTTTGAATCATAGAATTTAATATTCTAATAATGACTTTGGATTGTTTGGCCTATAAGAATGATCTGAGGTAACTCATTGCTCTTTTATtcttcattttagatttgaAGAATCGTCGAGTACTTGGGATTGCGGCTCTAACTGCTGTAGCGATCTTTGTGTATTTCAACAGtcctgaaataaaaaagaaaatagggctgtgagagcagtccctggATAGCAAAACCAAAAGGaatctattttttaaagtcaaggAGTCATATGGCTAAGTTCAAGGCTAAGTTGGAAATAAGTACATAATCACATATTTTAGGTAATCGattcagcaacaacaacaacaacaacaacaataataacaataataaggaGAAAGATTATTAGATGAGCACTAGGACATTTTTCTAGCCATGTCATTAATGCAGACAGCAAACTAGATGCACATTTCTATGAAAACAAATTGTCCTGTAAAACAACACTGTGCACTGCTGTACTGATATACAGTGTTGGTTTACTAAAATCACTTCACACATCCAGGGTATCTTGTTGGTTATATTGCAACTTGGTGAAgctataaataaaagcaaatcatCTCTATGACGTAATTCTGCTGATTTGTCCAAATAATCTTATCAAAACGAAATCATTTGTGAATAATAAATTCAAATGTTTCATATTTCTGTTGCTTGTCTACGCTTATTAATTTATCTTGGATCTAAGTGTGAGTAAACCCTTACGTAACATTACATCCTTTAACCACCAATACCttcactgtcatggtcctgggccatgttggctcagtattcttagttttcttgtatgtttgtattttgttccctatttaggccatgtttcctgagttgccctgttgtgttgttccctaagtgttttcgtttcgtggcttttaccccctgtgtgcccctctgtgtatctgtgagccctcgtctctccttatgttttattccatgtttcccctgcccgttatgtctaagttctccccgtgctctctctcccccctgtgtgccctctgtgtatttatgagtcctcgtctccctttgtggttgttccatgtttccccagcccgttatgtctgtgttttccccgtgctctctctcctcctgtctgaacctctgtacttcctgtttgactctgcccgtctcccgtcagtgttatgttcaccccgccctgtcttgttatgattatctgtgtcagctgtgttccccgtgtgttcccactttcctcgttaaccctctgtgtatttctgtctgcgtctccctctgttcagcgtcgcgttctccctcatgctgggtggatttccctgtgtctctctccaAGTATTAGTTTATTGTGCCCAgtttaagttttgtattttcctgtcatcttgtcagcaataaagctaccttttgagttcatcccttgCGTCCGTGAGttttgcgattgggtcctcatcctgcctgccacacagcgaccaTGACATTCACTGCATTTTGCCTGTAATTTATACAGACctgttacattttgtttatatcTTCTGCTGTTATTgaattgtattttttgttgtattaCTTTCACATCAGTAAATAATGGCGTGCAGCTCCTACATCCTggaaatatttgtttatttacagctgAGTTGAATTGCACaagccactgtaaataaatgtaaataaaacagcaaaagagTTTAAATGTTTCAGCATTAACTGtcctaaacataaaaaatgaaatgatggtCTGCTGAGCAGCTGAGTGGAAGCCCTTCCTTTGAGTCAAAAACAACAGTAGTGCAGGGTGTGATACGGGGCGGGACAACCAATGACAAGTTGATACCATATGAACATGCACTGTGTTGCAGTGTGGATACATGAATCTCCTTTatgtagtatttttttcttaggtaatgtaaatataaacatatttggaTCTGACATTTGTCAGATCTGGACTCAAAACGTGAATCTGATACCAGTGAAAACAAGATGATATGGCCAATCTATTCTTATTACTATCAAATTTGTTTACTAGGCCATGCAGAAGCAGCATCAGTAACCAAGAGAGCTAAGACAACACAGAGGAAAATGAAGGCTAAGTGAAATTAGCTTGGAGGCATTTCACTCTGGCTAACCAACAGTATTTACTTGCATGTTGGCAAATGTTTTTAACTTAAGAGCAGCTATGGTCAAGTGAGCTGACACtactatttctctctctctcgctcactcTCACTGTCAGTGCATGTAGTGTAACAAcaaatgcttttactgcacttaaCATGTTGTCCCCAAGTCTATGAGTTTTATTAAATGTCAGCagttgcatgtgtttgtgtgcatgtgtgtgatggTTGAGCAGTAAAAGGACTCAAActgagaaaaggaaagaagaaactAGTGTGACTGTAAATAATAAAGCAAAtagcttttgttcatttttaatttaaatatttttgtcctGTTGTcactaataaataattattagttatttatttgaattatttACATTCAAAACATATTATTGAAGTAATATTTGTGTTGAGACTGACGTTgcctgaaacattaaaaaacacaaagcttaATTAACAGCTCAGTTAACCTCGGTACTGCATACTCGTTATCGGTAGATACCTGACACCATTATGCTGGTATGAGAACCGAGTAAAAGGAATACATTTTGACATCACTTGTCTCTTAGTtagaataaatgtaataaattagtTTTCAGTGACACATGAAGTTGGTGTTTTGGACTTCAGTCCAATCAGAGCCACTTTCAGATTGTCTTTTTACAACACTGCCACCCAGTGGATATATTTGTCATATTTCTTGAGAAGAACAAACAGTAGAAGTTGTTGTGAAAGCTTGGGTAAATATTAATTGTGTACACCTACGCTATGTGGTGCAATTAACCCCAATTTTTGAACATGTAGTTTGAAGACCCCAACATTGTAACTGCTAGTGTCTTTGTATTGCACACTATAGTAACTACATTTCCTCCGCTGCTGCTGTGCTCTTATCTTATTTCCTTCAGCACACAGTTATGTCTGCAGTTCCTGTTCCGTGACTGACACGCTGCCTTCAACAAACAGTGGAAGGAAGACTGGACGTGGGGGAAGGGTGTTCACTGGTCTTGAGCGTGTGATAAAATATGGCAGAGACACCAACATCTTATCAAAGTACTCCGTAAGTAAGCTTCTTAAATATTGGTTTTAGATCCTTTTTCTCAGACTGTTAAAAGCTAAATCCCAGATTATACACTGCTaagatttggggttttttcatttgtttttttatgatgtGTTCTATTATAAGTTTGCGAAGAACAGCTGTTACCAGGATGTACGCATATTTACCTGAAGTTATT comes from the Astatotilapia calliptera chromosome 15, fAstCal1.2, whole genome shotgun sequence genome and includes:
- the LOC113006468 gene encoding uncharacterized protein LOC113006468; the protein is MPEIERNYQALLDMEQEQVLWKKFYVWKAGRTNGAHSQIVQKLKDIGHTEVDSPEDCDYLLGFCPVVSRVGTDITEALNNKPLGKPVILVVMHHTHDTRRVVAKSSRQVYNPDVCLTVDCLFYDGTLLNCSLNDNMWAEIKNHFGVLSLETQGSDLLTRIVNWIKNHLLIVALIIAFIFVIILVTLTQVDKVEHAHAEGTSSTNKTYV